The Caldibacillus debilis DSM 16016 genome includes a window with the following:
- the uvrB gene encoding excinuclease ABC subunit UvrB produces MSQSFQLVSKFKPQGDQPQAIRKLVEGIKQGKKHQTLLGATGTGKTFTISNVIQQVNKPTLVIAHNKTLAGQLYSEFKEFFPNNAVEYFVSYYDYYQPEAYVPQTDTYIEKDSSINDEIDKLRHSATSALFERRDVIIVASVSCIYGLGSPEEYRDLVVSLRTGMEIDRNQLLRKLVDIQYNRNDIDFQRGTFRVRGDVVEIFPASRDQHCIRVEFFGDEIDRIREVDALTGEIIGDRDHVAIFPASHFVTREEKMKLAIENIEKELEEQLAKLRAQNKLLEAQRLEQRTRYDLEMMREMGYCSGIENYSRHLTFRKPGEPPYTLLDYFPDDFLIVVDESHVTLPQLRGMYNGDRSRKEVLVEHGFRLPSALDNRPLTFEEFEQHIHQIIYVSATPGPYELEHCPEVVEQIIRPTGLLDPVVEVRPVKGQIDDLIGEIRERIDRNERVLVTTLTKKMAEDLTDYLKDAGIKVQYLHSEVKTLERIEIVRDLRLGKFDVIVGINLLREGLDIPEVSLVAILDADKEGFLRSERSLIQTIGRAARNANGKVIMYADTITNSMRIAIEETRRRRRIQEEYNKKHGIVPKTIHKEIHDVIRATKAAEDGEEYRTGSLAKGKMSKKEREKLIARLEKEMKEAAKALDFERAAELRDAIFELKAEG; encoded by the coding sequence ATGAGCCAATCGTTTCAATTAGTGTCCAAATTCAAGCCTCAAGGCGATCAGCCGCAGGCCATCCGAAAACTGGTGGAAGGCATTAAGCAAGGGAAAAAGCATCAAACCCTGCTCGGCGCCACGGGCACGGGGAAAACCTTTACGATATCCAACGTGATCCAGCAAGTCAACAAGCCGACCCTCGTCATCGCCCATAACAAAACGTTGGCGGGCCAGCTGTACAGCGAGTTTAAAGAGTTTTTCCCGAACAATGCGGTGGAATATTTCGTCAGCTATTACGATTATTATCAGCCGGAGGCTTATGTGCCCCAGACGGATACGTATATCGAAAAGGATTCGAGCATCAACGACGAAATCGATAAACTGCGCCATTCGGCCACATCCGCCCTGTTCGAACGGCGGGATGTGATCATTGTCGCCAGCGTCTCCTGCATCTACGGTTTAGGATCGCCGGAGGAATACCGGGATCTCGTCGTTTCATTGCGGACAGGCATGGAGATCGACCGCAACCAATTATTGCGCAAGCTTGTCGATATCCAGTACAACCGCAATGACATCGATTTTCAGCGGGGGACGTTCCGCGTCCGCGGCGATGTGGTGGAGATTTTCCCCGCTTCCCGGGATCAGCACTGCATCCGCGTGGAATTTTTCGGCGATGAAATCGACCGGATCCGGGAAGTGGACGCGCTGACCGGAGAGATCATCGGCGACCGTGATCATGTGGCGATCTTTCCCGCATCCCACTTCGTTACCCGCGAGGAAAAGATGAAATTGGCCATCGAAAATATCGAAAAGGAGCTGGAGGAACAGCTGGCGAAGCTCCGGGCGCAAAACAAGCTTCTCGAAGCCCAGCGCCTGGAGCAGCGGACGAGATACGATCTGGAAATGATGCGGGAGATGGGCTATTGTTCCGGAATCGAAAACTATTCGCGGCATTTGACCTTCCGGAAGCCGGGCGAACCCCCGTATACGCTGCTCGATTATTTCCCGGACGATTTCCTGATCGTCGTCGACGAGTCCCACGTCACCTTGCCTCAGCTCCGCGGGATGTACAACGGGGACCGGTCGCGGAAGGAAGTGCTCGTGGAACACGGCTTCCGCCTGCCCTCCGCCCTGGATAACCGGCCGCTGACCTTCGAAGAGTTTGAACAACATATCCATCAGATCATCTATGTTTCGGCGACGCCCGGCCCCTATGAACTGGAGCATTGCCCGGAAGTGGTGGAACAGATCATCCGGCCGACCGGATTGCTGGATCCGGTTGTGGAAGTGCGGCCGGTCAAAGGCCAGATTGACGATTTGATCGGGGAGATCCGGGAACGGATCGACAGGAACGAGCGGGTGCTGGTGACGACGCTGACGAAGAAAATGGCGGAAGATTTGACCGATTATTTGAAGGATGCGGGAATTAAAGTGCAATATTTGCATTCCGAGGTGAAGACGCTGGAGCGGATCGAGATCGTCCGCGACTTGCGCCTCGGAAAATTCGACGTCATTGTCGGCATTAACCTTTTGCGGGAAGGGCTGGACATCCCGGAAGTCTCCCTCGTCGCCATCCTGGACGCCGACAAGGAAGGCTTTTTGCGCTCGGAACGCTCCCTCATCCAGACGATCGGCCGGGCGGCCCGGAACGCCAACGGCAAGGTCATCATGTACGCCGACACGATCACCAATTCGATGCGGATCGCCATCGAGGAAACCCGGCGGCGGAGAAGGATACAGGAAGAGTACAATAAAAAACACGGCATCGTTCCGAAAACGATCCATAAAGAAATCCACGACGTGATCCGGGCCACCAAGGCCGCGGAAGACGGCGAAGAATACCGGACCGGAAGCCTTGCCAAAGGGAAGATGTCGAAGAAAGAAAGAGAGAAGTTGATCGCCCGTTTGGAAAAGGAAATGAAGGAAGCGGCGAAGGCTTTGGATTTCGAGCGGGCCGCCGAATTGCGTGATGCGATTTTCGAATTGAAGGCAGAAGGGTGA
- the uvrA gene encoding excinuclease ABC subunit UvrA, whose product MKDRIVVRGARTHNLKNINVEIPRDRLVVLTGLSGSGKSSLAFDTIYAEGQRRYVESLSAYARQFLGQMDKPDVDTIEGLSPAISIDQKTTSRNPRSTVGTVTEIYDYLRLLFARIGKPICPKHGIEINSQTVEQMVDRILEYPEQTRIQILAPVVSGRKGTHAKVLEDIKKEGFVRVRVDGEIRDIQENIELEKNKKHSIEVVVDRIILKPGVQARLTDSLETALKLADGRVIIDVIGKEELLMSEKLACPICGFSIGDLEPRMFSFNSPFGACPDCDGIGAKLEADVDLIIPNKELSLRENAIAPWEPVSSQYYVQLLEAVCDHYGIDMDVPVKQIPDHLMEKLLYGSNGEKIYFRYVSDFGQVHEKYVEFEGVVRNVERRFRETTSDYVREQMEKYMAHKVCPTCRGHRLRPESLAVKINGRHIGEVTEMSIKEALAFFENLPLSEKEYSIARLILREIKERLGFLAGVGLDYLTLSRSAGTLSGGEAQRIRLATQIGSQLTGVLYVLDEPSIGLHQRDNDRLLAALKKMRDLGNTLIVVEHDEDTMLASDYLIDVGPGAGARGGEIVAAGTPEEVMNNPKSLTGQYLSGKKFIPVPRKRRKGNGHFLEVIGAQENNLKNINVKFPLGTFIAVTGVSGSGKSTLVNEILYKSLSQKLHQSKVKPGKHKGIKGIEHLEKVIDIDQSPIGRTPRSNPATYTGVFDDIRDVFAATNEAKVRGYKKGRFSFNVKGGRCEACRGDGIIKIEMHFLPDVYIPCEICHGKRYNRETLEVKYKGKNIAEVLDMTVEEALEFFANIPKIKRKLQTIVDVGLGYIKLGQPATTLSGGEAQRVKLASELHRRSNGKSLYILDEPTTGLHTDDIARLLKVLHRLVDNGDTVVVIEHNLDVIKTADYIIDLGPEGGEGGGTVIAAGTPEEIVKVGSSYTGQYLDKILKRDLARMNAREEAVNRV is encoded by the coding sequence ATGAAAGATCGAATCGTTGTCCGGGGGGCCAGGACCCATAATTTGAAGAATATCAACGTGGAAATCCCGAGGGACCGGCTGGTCGTCCTTACGGGACTTTCCGGTTCGGGGAAGTCCTCCCTCGCCTTTGATACGATTTACGCGGAAGGACAGCGCCGTTACGTGGAATCCTTGTCGGCTTATGCCCGGCAATTTTTGGGGCAGATGGACAAGCCGGACGTGGATACGATCGAAGGGCTTTCCCCCGCCATCTCCATCGACCAGAAAACGACGAGCCGGAACCCGCGGTCGACGGTCGGCACGGTGACGGAAATTTACGACTACCTGCGCCTTTTGTTCGCCCGGATTGGGAAGCCGATCTGCCCGAAACACGGCATCGAGATCAACTCCCAGACGGTGGAGCAAATGGTCGACCGGATTTTGGAATATCCGGAACAGACGCGGATCCAAATTTTGGCCCCGGTGGTATCGGGGCGGAAGGGCACCCATGCCAAGGTTTTGGAGGACATTAAGAAGGAAGGGTTCGTCCGCGTCCGCGTCGACGGGGAGATCAGGGACATCCAGGAGAACATCGAACTGGAGAAAAACAAAAAACATTCCATCGAAGTCGTGGTCGACCGGATCATTCTCAAACCGGGCGTGCAGGCCCGGTTGACCGATTCGCTGGAAACGGCTTTGAAACTGGCCGACGGCCGGGTCATCATCGATGTCATCGGCAAGGAAGAATTGCTGATGAGCGAAAAGCTCGCCTGTCCGATCTGCGGCTTTTCCATCGGCGATTTGGAGCCGCGGATGTTTTCGTTCAACAGCCCCTTCGGCGCCTGCCCGGATTGCGACGGGATCGGCGCGAAGCTGGAAGCGGACGTGGACTTGATCATCCCCAACAAGGAATTGTCCTTGCGGGAAAACGCCATCGCCCCGTGGGAGCCGGTCAGCTCCCAGTACTATGTCCAGCTGCTGGAAGCGGTTTGCGACCATTACGGCATCGACATGGACGTCCCGGTGAAACAGATTCCCGATCATTTGATGGAAAAATTGCTGTACGGTTCGAACGGAGAAAAGATTTATTTCCGATACGTCAGCGATTTCGGCCAGGTCCATGAAAAATATGTGGAATTCGAGGGAGTCGTCCGCAACGTGGAACGGCGCTTCCGCGAAACGACTTCCGATTACGTCCGGGAGCAAATGGAAAAATATATGGCCCACAAAGTTTGTCCCACCTGCCGCGGGCACCGTTTGCGGCCGGAAAGCCTGGCCGTCAAGATCAACGGCCGCCACATCGGCGAAGTCACCGAGATGTCGATCAAAGAAGCCTTGGCCTTTTTCGAAAACTTGCCCTTGTCCGAAAAGGAATACAGCATCGCCCGGTTAATTTTGCGGGAGATAAAAGAGCGGCTCGGTTTCCTGGCGGGCGTCGGCCTCGATTATTTGACCCTCAGCCGTTCGGCAGGCACCTTGTCCGGCGGCGAGGCGCAAAGGATCCGCCTGGCCACCCAGATCGGCTCCCAGCTGACCGGGGTCTTGTACGTGCTCGATGAGCCGTCCATCGGCCTCCATCAGCGGGACAACGACCGCCTGCTGGCCGCGTTGAAGAAAATGCGCGACCTCGGCAATACGCTGATCGTCGTTGAACACGACGAGGATACGATGCTGGCCAGCGACTATCTGATCGATGTGGGGCCGGGGGCCGGAGCCCGCGGGGGAGAGATCGTCGCGGCCGGGACGCCGGAGGAAGTGATGAATAACCCGAAATCCCTGACCGGTCAATATTTGTCGGGAAAGAAATTCATCCCCGTCCCGAGGAAAAGGCGGAAGGGTAACGGCCATTTCCTCGAAGTCATCGGCGCCCAGGAAAACAACTTGAAAAACATCAACGTGAAATTCCCCCTCGGCACCTTCATCGCCGTCACCGGCGTCTCCGGTTCGGGAAAGAGCACGTTGGTCAACGAGATTTTGTACAAATCCCTGTCCCAAAAGCTCCATCAATCGAAGGTCAAGCCGGGAAAACATAAGGGGATCAAAGGGATCGAGCATCTGGAAAAGGTGATCGACATCGACCAATCGCCCATCGGGCGGACACCCCGCTCCAATCCGGCGACCTACACCGGGGTCTTTGACGATATCCGCGACGTCTTCGCCGCGACCAACGAGGCGAAGGTCCGCGGGTACAAGAAGGGGCGCTTCAGCTTTAACGTCAAGGGCGGGCGCTGTGAAGCCTGCCGCGGCGACGGGATCATCAAAATCGAGATGCACTTCCTCCCGGATGTCTACATCCCCTGCGAGATCTGCCACGGAAAACGGTACAACCGGGAAACGCTGGAAGTGAAATATAAAGGGAAAAACATCGCCGAAGTGCTGGACATGACCGTGGAGGAAGCCCTCGAATTTTTCGCCAACATCCCGAAAATCAAGCGGAAACTGCAGACGATCGTGGATGTGGGGCTCGGTTACATCAAGCTGGGCCAGCCGGCCACCACCTTGTCCGGCGGAGAAGCCCAGCGGGTAAAACTGGCTTCGGAATTGCACCGCCGTTCCAACGGAAAAAGTTTATATATTTTGGACGAGCCGACAACGGGACTTCATACGGACGACATCGCCCGCCTTTTGAAAGTGCTGCATCGCCTCGTGGATAACGGGGATACGGTCGTCGTCATCGAACATAATTTGGATGTGATCAAAACGGCCGATTACATCATCGACCTCGGCCCCGAAGGCGGGGAGGGCGGCGGAACGGTCATCGCCGCCGGCACGCCGGAGGAGATCGTCAAGGTGGGAAGCTCGTATACCGGGCAATATTTGGACAAAATTTTGAAGCGGGATTTGGCCCGCATGAACGCCCGAGAAGAAGCCGTAAACCGGGTCTGA